In the Holophagales bacterium genome, one interval contains:
- the pdxT gene encoding pyridoxal 5'-phosphate synthase glutaminase subunit PdxT: protein MIVGVLALQGDFEAHAAALARLGVPARPVRTADEVRGSAGLVLPGGESTTMWKLMEGTGVAAAIVEVAQRGDPVFATCAGVILAARRIEGPARDGLGLLDATAVRNAYGRQLDSAVVTLTDLDREAFGTEPLEAVFIRAPRLADLGPHVEVLARRGGDPVLVRQGNVVAATFHPELGADPRVHRLAFASTFASTLATALPPRAA, encoded by the coding sequence ATGATCGTCGGCGTCCTCGCCCTTCAGGGCGACTTCGAGGCGCACGCGGCGGCGCTCGCGCGCCTCGGCGTGCCGGCCCGCCCGGTCCGGACGGCGGACGAGGTCCGGGGCAGCGCGGGCCTCGTCCTGCCGGGGGGCGAGTCGACGACGATGTGGAAGCTGATGGAGGGGACGGGCGTCGCAGCGGCGATCGTCGAGGTCGCGCAGCGGGGCGATCCTGTCTTCGCCACCTGCGCCGGAGTGATCCTCGCGGCGCGCCGGATCGAAGGTCCGGCCCGCGACGGGCTCGGCCTCCTCGACGCGACGGCCGTGCGGAATGCCTACGGGCGACAGCTCGACTCGGCCGTCGTGACGCTCACCGACCTGGACCGGGAGGCGTTCGGCACCGAACCGCTGGAGGCCGTCTTCATCCGCGCGCCGAGGCTCGCCGACCTCGGGCCGCACGTCGAGGTTCTCGCGCGCCGCGGCGGCGACCCGGTTCTCGTCCGGCAGGGGAACGTCGTCGCGGCGACCTTTCACCCCGAGCTCGGGGCCGACCCGCGCGTCCACCGCCTGGCTTTCGCCTCCACTTTCGCCTCCACTCTCGCGACGGCGCTGCCCCCCCGCGCCGCCTGA
- a CDS encoding PLP-dependent aminotransferase family protein produces MTTPVLPDPNPEEAGGRVPLYRTIADGVIRDIRRGRFQEGSRLPASRALARTHEVNRATVHQALQVLKREGWIETNKGGGTRIARRSLAGPMVGPAPSWDRISSALLGRILAETGAQDGTPALAQDLARLAPDEREFPAEAFAKVLAEVARDGALLAYGSPFGYRPLRETLASRLQRRGIPADADALLIVNGAQQGLDLITRALVDAGDAVAVENPSYSGALSLLRAHGARLLGVPLDAEGPEPEALAAALAERPKFLYTIPDFQNPTGLLASAGRRRGLVAAAAAAGVLVVEDAFDADLSVEGELPPPLAALAPGHVVHLGTISKALFPGVRVGWISGPREFVHRLAALKRIGELTSPPVLQAALNVFLSRGDYDRHLLRVKARLRTRLALAHKTVLRSFPVGTRCDRPLGGWVLWVELPAGVSGRELVEAARAEGVLVSPGGDYAPDRADTSALRISVSRSSGADLEKALESVGVLARAAVRKAQRRAPRAEERREEALIQI; encoded by the coding sequence GTGACGACGCCCGTTCTCCCCGACCCGAACCCGGAAGAGGCGGGCGGCCGCGTGCCGCTCTACCGGACGATCGCGGACGGAGTCATCCGCGACATCCGGAGGGGCCGCTTCCAGGAAGGGTCCCGGCTCCCCGCGTCGCGGGCCCTGGCCAGGACTCACGAGGTGAACCGGGCCACCGTCCACCAGGCGCTGCAGGTGCTGAAGCGCGAGGGGTGGATCGAGACGAACAAGGGAGGCGGGACGCGCATCGCCCGAAGGTCGCTCGCCGGCCCGATGGTCGGCCCCGCCCCGTCGTGGGACCGGATCTCCTCGGCCCTCCTCGGCCGGATCCTCGCCGAAACGGGCGCGCAGGACGGGACTCCCGCCCTGGCGCAGGACCTCGCCCGCCTCGCCCCGGACGAGCGGGAGTTCCCGGCCGAGGCCTTCGCGAAGGTCCTGGCAGAAGTGGCGCGCGACGGGGCCCTCCTGGCCTACGGCTCCCCGTTCGGCTACAGGCCCCTGCGCGAAACGCTCGCCTCCCGCCTCCAGCGGCGCGGCATCCCGGCCGATGCCGACGCGCTCCTGATCGTCAACGGTGCCCAGCAGGGGCTGGACCTCATCACGCGCGCCCTCGTGGACGCGGGGGACGCCGTCGCCGTCGAGAACCCGAGCTACTCGGGAGCGCTCTCCCTGCTGCGGGCCCACGGAGCCCGGCTTCTGGGCGTCCCGCTCGACGCCGAGGGACCGGAGCCAGAAGCGCTCGCCGCCGCGCTGGCCGAACGCCCGAAGTTCCTCTACACGATCCCCGATTTCCAGAACCCGACCGGGCTCCTGGCCAGCGCGGGCCGCCGTCGCGGGCTCGTCGCCGCGGCCGCGGCGGCGGGCGTCCTCGTCGTCGAGGACGCTTTCGACGCCGACCTCTCGGTCGAGGGCGAGCTCCCGCCCCCGCTCGCCGCCCTCGCGCCGGGCCACGTCGTCCACCTCGGGACGATCTCCAAGGCGCTCTTCCCGGGCGTGCGCGTCGGGTGGATCTCGGGCCCGCGCGAGTTCGTCCACCGCCTCGCGGCGCTGAAGCGGATCGGCGAGCTCACCTCCCCGCCGGTGCTCCAGGCGGCGCTGAACGTCTTTCTCTCGCGCGGCGACTACGACCGGCATCTCCTGCGCGTGAAGGCGCGCCTCCGCACGCGGCTCGCCCTCGCGCACAAGACCGTCCTCAGGAGCTTCCCCGTCGGCACCCGCTGCGACCGGCCGCTCGGCGGCTGGGTCCTCTGGGTCGAGCTTCCGGCCGGGGTCTCCGGGCGGGAGCTGGTCGAGGCGGCGCGCGCCGAGGGGGTCCTCGTCTCCCCGGGCGGCGACTACGCGCCCGACCGTGCCGACACGTCCGCCCTCCGCATCTCCGTCTCCCGCAGCTCGGGCGCCGACCTCGAGAAAGCCCTCGAGAGCGTCGGCGTACTGGCCCGGGCCGCCGTCCGAAAGGCTCAGCGAAGAGCCCCCCGCGCCGAGGAGCGGCGCGAGGAAGCCCTCATCCAGATCTGA
- a CDS encoding 3',5'-cyclic-nucleotide phosphodiesterase, translating to MRVRVLGAYGGSTPWHRQTSFLLDGTVSLDAGALTQSLTLEEQSRVRSIIVTHSHLDHIASLPFLVENVFGRTAGPIEVIGPKDVTALLQDHLFNDAIWPDFTRIPTHFLPAVTFRVIEAGVPFRVNGLQALAVPVSHVVPTYGYLLWDDHACVVFSSDTGPTEAIWAEVRRRADLKAIFVECSFPDSMSEIAEVAKHLTPATLHQEMRKFPAGVPVHLYHMKPPTLPQLRADVAALSDPRIRLLDDGDELEF from the coding sequence GTGAGAGTCCGCGTTCTCGGAGCGTACGGCGGCTCCACGCCGTGGCATCGGCAGACCTCGTTCCTCCTCGACGGGACGGTGTCTCTCGATGCGGGCGCCCTGACGCAGTCGCTGACGCTCGAGGAGCAGTCGCGGGTGCGGTCCATCATCGTGACGCACTCGCACCTCGACCACATCGCCTCGCTTCCGTTCCTCGTCGAGAACGTCTTCGGGCGGACCGCGGGGCCGATCGAGGTGATCGGCCCGAAAGACGTCACCGCGCTCCTCCAGGACCACCTCTTCAACGACGCCATCTGGCCCGACTTCACACGGATTCCGACGCACTTCCTCCCCGCCGTGACGTTCCGGGTCATCGAGGCCGGGGTGCCGTTCCGCGTGAACGGTCTCCAGGCGCTCGCCGTCCCCGTGTCGCACGTCGTTCCGACCTACGGCTACCTCCTCTGGGACGACCACGCCTGCGTCGTCTTCTCGAGCGACACCGGCCCCACCGAGGCCATCTGGGCCGAGGTGCGCCGCCGGGCGGACCTGAAGGCGATCTTCGTCGAGTGCTCCTTCCCCGACTCGATGTCCGAGATCGCCGAGGTCGCCAAGCACCTGACCCCTGCCACGCTCCACCAGGAAATGCGGAAGTTCCCCGCGGGGGTCCCGGTGCACCTCTACCACATGAAGCCGCCGACGCTCCCGCAGCTGCGGGCCGACGTGGCGGCGCTCTCGGACCCGCGCATCCGGCTGCTGGACGACGGGGACGAGCTGGAGTTCTGA
- the gyrB gene encoding DNA topoisomerase (ATP-hydrolyzing) subunit B, whose translation MSSIPDPDAPPAEERDTSYGTESIKLLKGLEAVRKRPGMYIGNTDDITGLHHMVTELVDNAIDEAQAGYCDRVTVTVHPDETVTVEDNGRGIPVGLHPVHNRETLEIILTDLHSGGKFDDNAYKVSGGLHGVGLSVVNALSSSLLVEVRREGRVWQQPYAKGKPLQPIREVGRTNKTGTKLTFQADPEIFSVRSYSFDALSQRLRELAFLNPGVTIEVVDERDEKGERKHLFRYEGGISSFVDHLNKNREKLHESVIFFTDVKDATGDPKVDAKGERLDVALQWNDGYQEQIFCFTNTISNKDGGTHLEGLKTALTRAIQKYAEANNLTKNLKETTLSGDDCREGLTAVVSLKIRDPKFSSQTKEKLVSQEAKTWVQTVTYERLSTFFEENPKVARRIVDKIIEAARAREAARRARELVRRKGALDGAGLPGKLADCQEADPALSEIFIVEGDSAGGSAKQGRDRKTQAILPLKGKILNVEKARFDKMLAFAEIRTLILALGAGIGEEFDVEKIRYHKIVLMTDADVDGSHIRTLLLTFFFRQMRAAIERGYLYIAQPPLYKIVDGKRESFLKDDKEYARFLLARIGDDRSLVTEPTGTAVSGAGLVRLFSDAQEWLSLVKRLSLRGIPEELLRALVKAGAGPEAARDRAALEAIAAGLPADLKTEVVPEEEHGGFALHVSRETNGVTRKAVVDATFLGGFDVRRAGELAALLDGFLDGPYVLRRKDDEKRVGTLAEAAEAILDSAKKGLTASRYKGLGEMNPETLWETTMNPASRRFLQVRVEDAVEADELFTILMGDAVEPRRAFIEANALAATNLDI comes from the coding sequence ATGTCCTCGATTCCTGATCCGGACGCTCCTCCCGCCGAGGAGCGCGACACGAGCTACGGCACCGAGTCGATCAAGCTCCTCAAGGGGCTCGAGGCGGTGCGCAAGCGGCCCGGGATGTACATCGGCAACACCGACGACATCACGGGCCTCCACCACATGGTCACCGAGCTCGTCGACAACGCCATCGACGAGGCGCAGGCGGGCTACTGCGACCGGGTGACGGTGACCGTCCACCCCGACGAGACCGTGACCGTCGAGGACAACGGCCGCGGCATCCCGGTCGGGCTCCACCCGGTCCACAACCGCGAGACGCTCGAGATCATCCTCACGGACCTCCACTCCGGCGGGAAGTTCGACGACAACGCCTACAAGGTCTCCGGCGGTCTCCACGGCGTCGGCCTCTCCGTCGTGAACGCCCTCTCCTCCTCCCTCCTGGTCGAGGTCCGCCGGGAGGGGCGCGTCTGGCAGCAGCCCTACGCGAAGGGAAAGCCGCTGCAGCCGATCCGGGAAGTGGGCCGCACGAACAAGACGGGAACGAAGCTCACGTTCCAGGCGGACCCGGAGATCTTCTCGGTCCGCTCCTACAGCTTCGACGCCCTGTCCCAGCGCCTGCGCGAGCTCGCCTTCCTCAACCCCGGCGTCACGATCGAGGTCGTCGACGAGCGGGACGAGAAGGGAGAGCGCAAGCACCTCTTCCGCTACGAGGGAGGCATCTCCTCCTTCGTCGACCACCTGAACAAGAACCGCGAGAAGCTCCACGAGAGCGTCATCTTCTTCACGGACGTGAAGGACGCCACGGGGGACCCGAAGGTCGACGCCAAGGGCGAGCGTCTCGACGTGGCCCTCCAGTGGAACGACGGCTACCAGGAGCAGATCTTCTGCTTCACGAACACGATCTCGAACAAGGACGGCGGCACGCATCTCGAGGGGCTGAAGACGGCCCTGACCCGCGCGATCCAGAAGTACGCGGAAGCCAACAACCTCACGAAGAACCTCAAGGAGACGACGCTCTCCGGCGACGACTGCCGCGAGGGGCTCACGGCGGTCGTCTCCCTGAAGATCCGCGACCCGAAGTTCTCCTCCCAGACGAAGGAGAAGCTCGTCTCGCAGGAAGCCAAGACGTGGGTGCAGACCGTCACCTACGAGCGCCTCTCGACCTTCTTCGAGGAGAACCCGAAGGTCGCCCGCCGGATCGTCGACAAGATCATCGAGGCCGCCCGCGCCCGCGAGGCCGCCCGCCGCGCCCGCGAGCTCGTGCGGCGCAAGGGGGCCCTCGACGGCGCCGGGCTCCCGGGCAAGCTCGCCGACTGCCAGGAAGCGGACCCGGCCCTCTCCGAGATCTTCATCGTCGAGGGCGACTCGGCCGGCGGCTCGGCCAAGCAGGGGCGCGACCGGAAGACGCAGGCGATCCTGCCCCTCAAGGGGAAGATCCTGAACGTCGAGAAGGCGCGCTTCGACAAGATGCTCGCCTTCGCCGAGATCCGCACGCTCATCCTCGCCCTCGGGGCGGGCATCGGCGAGGAGTTCGACGTCGAGAAGATCCGCTACCACAAGATCGTCCTGATGACGGACGCCGACGTCGACGGCTCGCACATCCGGACGCTCCTCCTGACGTTCTTCTTCCGGCAGATGCGCGCCGCGATCGAGCGCGGATACCTCTACATCGCGCAGCCGCCGCTCTACAAGATCGTCGACGGCAAGCGCGAGTCGTTCCTCAAGGACGACAAGGAGTACGCCCGCTTCCTCCTCGCGCGGATCGGCGACGACCGCTCGCTCGTCACCGAGCCGACCGGGACCGCGGTGTCCGGCGCCGGTCTCGTGCGCCTCTTCTCCGACGCCCAGGAGTGGCTCTCCCTCGTGAAGCGACTCTCCCTGCGGGGGATCCCCGAGGAGCTTCTGCGTGCGCTCGTGAAGGCGGGTGCCGGCCCCGAGGCGGCGCGCGACCGCGCGGCCCTCGAGGCGATCGCGGCAGGCCTTCCGGCCGACCTGAAGACCGAGGTCGTCCCCGAGGAGGAGCACGGGGGCTTCGCCCTCCACGTCTCGCGCGAGACGAACGGCGTCACGCGCAAGGCCGTCGTCGACGCCACCTTCCTCGGGGGCTTCGACGTCCGCCGGGCCGGAGAGCTCGCCGCGCTCCTCGACGGCTTCCTCGACGGACCGTACGTGCTCCGCCGCAAGGACGACGAGAAACGCGTCGGGACCCTTGCCGAGGCGGCCGAAGCGATCCTCGACAGCGCCAAGAAGGGGCTCACGGCGAGCCGCTACAAGGGCCTCGGCGAGATGAACCCCGAGACCCTCTGGGAGACGACGATGAACCCCGCCTCGCGGCGCTTCCTGCAGGTCCGGGTCGAGGACGCCGTCGAGGCCGACGAGCTCTTCACCATCCTGATGGGGGACGCCGTCGAGCCCCGCCGCGCCTTCATCGAAGCCAACGCGCTCGCGGCGACGAACCTGGACATCTGA
- a CDS encoding fructose-6-phosphate aldolase (similar to novel fructose-6-phosphate aldolase from Escherichia coli; enzyme from Methanocaldococcus janaschii shows transaldolase activity): MRFFLDTLDADEARRVKEWGLLDGAVVRPEAVLAAGRDYRKVVSELSQVSDGPVFAAVAAGEPKAMYKEARELAKLGKAIVVRLPMTREGLRVVRLLNDEQIAADVHLVFTPLQALLAARAGAAYASTPVGSLDAAGQVGMDVVDAVVRVYDNYGLQTQIVVDAVQNPVHALDAAAMGADAAAIPFAVLDRLFDHPLTAQGVAAIRTHAGEGPRRVH, translated from the coding sequence ATGAGGTTCTTCCTCGACACCCTCGACGCCGACGAAGCCCGCCGCGTGAAGGAGTGGGGGCTTCTGGACGGCGCCGTCGTCCGCCCCGAGGCCGTCCTCGCCGCGGGGCGCGACTACCGGAAGGTCGTCTCGGAGCTCTCCCAGGTCAGCGACGGCCCCGTCTTCGCCGCGGTCGCCGCGGGCGAGCCGAAGGCGATGTACAAGGAAGCGCGGGAGCTGGCCAAGCTCGGCAAGGCGATCGTCGTCCGGCTGCCGATGACGCGCGAGGGTCTCCGGGTCGTGCGCCTCCTCAACGACGAGCAGATCGCCGCCGACGTCCACCTCGTCTTCACGCCGCTCCAGGCGCTCCTGGCGGCCCGGGCCGGGGCGGCCTACGCCTCGACGCCGGTCGGGAGCCTCGACGCCGCGGGGCAGGTCGGGATGGACGTCGTCGACGCCGTCGTCCGGGTCTACGACAACTACGGCCTGCAGACCCAGATCGTCGTCGACGCCGTCCAGAACCCCGTCCACGCGCTCGACGCGGCCGCGATGGGAGCGGACGCGGCCGCGATTCCCTTCGCCGTCCTCGACCGCCTCTTCGACCACCCGCTCACGGCGCAGGGCGTCGCGGCGATCCGGACGCACGCGGGCGAAGGCCCCCGGCGAGTACATTAG
- the gyrA gene encoding DNA gyrase subunit A: MTDDPEKPPVPAEQRFPVSIEEEIRRSYLDYAMSVIVGRALPDVRDGLKPVHRRVLYGMWEQGNRHNRAYKKSARIVGDVMGKYHPHGDASIYDTAVRMAQDFSMSEPLVDGQGNFGSVDGDSAAAMRYTEIRLTALAEELVGDDIDKETVDWTLNYDGSLQEPTVLPAKFPNLLVNGAEGIAVGMATKIPPHNLREACDAAILLLDNPEAGLDELLRVLPGPDFPTGGILLGRRGVVEAYRNGRGIIQVRGRAEIEASTRADRESIVVTELPFQVNKARLIELIADLVNEKRLEGISAIRDESDRDGMRIAIDLKKGENANVLLNRLYQLTPLQSSFGIIFLAIVEGQPRVLPLKEMLRHFLDHRRQVVVRRTRFDLAKAEGRAHILLGLAIALSGLDRVIAIIRASKDPEEAKARLTTEIEVDLAALTAFLDLPVLDLSPRARREGNLVRLDEVQAQAILEMRLQRLTGLERDKIVAEYKDVLALIADLKDILARPERVAAIIRAELADIRTRFGCDRRTEISTLEKDLNDEDLIKDEVVVLTVTRGGYAKSTPLSVYREQKRGGKGRTGAAATEEDVVEHLFVASTHDSLLVFTDHGRVHCVRVWDVPSAGPAARGKALVNLIQVEPGDKVAAMTTTRGFPEDRFLLFSTKRGLVKKTVLSAYGNVRAAGIIAINLEDEDELLSVQVTDGSRQVFLGTRNGMGIKFTETDVRPIGRDTTGVKGIELREGDEVVEMDLVDEAATLLAVTELGYGKRTDVSEYRHQTRGGSGVINVRVTEKNGPVVGIKSVGEGDQLLLITRMGMMIRFAAAGVRETGRAAQGVKVIDLDEGDAVVAVAKLPSLGERDEVPDEPEDPDAPPTAVPAGDETESE; the protein is encoded by the coding sequence ATGACCGACGATCCCGAAAAGCCCCCCGTCCCCGCCGAGCAGCGGTTCCCCGTCTCCATCGAGGAGGAGATCCGCCGCAGCTACCTCGACTACGCGATGTCGGTCATCGTGGGCCGGGCTCTCCCCGACGTCCGCGACGGCCTGAAGCCGGTCCACCGCCGCGTCCTCTACGGCATGTGGGAGCAGGGCAACCGGCACAACCGCGCCTACAAGAAATCGGCCCGCATCGTCGGCGACGTCATGGGCAAGTACCACCCGCACGGCGACGCGTCGATCTACGACACCGCCGTCCGGATGGCGCAGGACTTCTCGATGAGCGAGCCGCTCGTCGACGGGCAGGGCAACTTCGGCTCCGTCGACGGCGACAGCGCCGCCGCGATGCGCTACACGGAGATCCGCCTCACGGCGCTCGCCGAGGAGCTCGTCGGGGACGACATCGACAAGGAGACGGTCGACTGGACGCTGAACTACGACGGCTCGCTCCAGGAGCCGACCGTCCTGCCGGCGAAGTTCCCGAACCTCCTCGTGAACGGCGCCGAGGGCATCGCCGTCGGGATGGCGACGAAGATCCCCCCGCACAACCTCCGCGAGGCGTGCGACGCGGCGATCCTCCTCCTCGACAACCCCGAGGCGGGGCTCGACGAGCTCCTCCGCGTCCTGCCGGGCCCGGACTTCCCGACGGGCGGCATCCTCCTCGGGCGCCGCGGCGTCGTCGAGGCCTACCGCAACGGCCGCGGGATCATCCAGGTCCGCGGCCGCGCGGAGATCGAAGCCTCGACACGGGCGGACCGCGAGTCGATCGTCGTCACCGAGCTCCCCTTCCAGGTCAACAAGGCGCGGCTCATCGAGCTGATCGCCGACCTCGTGAACGAGAAGCGGCTCGAAGGGATCTCGGCGATCCGGGACGAGAGCGACCGGGACGGGATGCGCATCGCCATCGACCTGAAGAAGGGCGAGAACGCGAACGTCCTCCTGAACCGCCTCTACCAGCTCACGCCGCTCCAGAGCTCGTTCGGCATCATCTTCCTCGCGATCGTCGAGGGGCAGCCCCGCGTCCTCCCGCTGAAGGAGATGCTCCGGCACTTCCTCGACCACCGCCGTCAGGTCGTGGTGCGGCGGACGCGCTTCGACCTCGCGAAGGCCGAAGGCAGGGCCCACATCCTCCTCGGGCTCGCGATCGCGCTCTCGGGCCTCGACCGCGTCATCGCGATCATCCGCGCCTCGAAGGACCCCGAGGAGGCGAAGGCCCGTCTCACGACGGAGATCGAGGTCGACCTCGCCGCCCTGACCGCGTTCCTCGACCTGCCCGTGCTCGACCTTTCGCCCCGCGCGCGGCGCGAGGGGAATCTCGTCCGCCTCGACGAGGTCCAGGCGCAGGCGATCCTGGAGATGCGCCTGCAGCGGCTCACCGGCCTCGAGCGCGACAAGATCGTCGCCGAGTACAAGGACGTCCTCGCCCTCATCGCGGACCTGAAGGACATCCTCGCCCGCCCCGAGAGGGTCGCGGCGATCATCCGGGCCGAGCTCGCCGACATCCGGACGCGCTTCGGCTGCGACCGGCGGACGGAGATCTCGACCCTCGAGAAGGACCTCAACGACGAGGACCTCATCAAGGACGAGGTCGTCGTCCTCACGGTCACGCGGGGCGGCTACGCCAAGAGCACGCCGCTCTCCGTCTACCGCGAGCAGAAGCGGGGGGGCAAGGGGCGCACGGGCGCCGCCGCGACCGAGGAGGACGTCGTCGAGCACCTCTTCGTCGCCTCGACGCACGACTCCCTCCTCGTCTTCACGGACCACGGGCGGGTCCACTGCGTCCGCGTCTGGGACGTCCCGTCGGCCGGGCCGGCGGCGCGCGGCAAGGCCCTCGTGAACCTCATCCAGGTCGAGCCGGGAGACAAGGTCGCCGCGATGACGACGACCCGCGGATTCCCGGAGGACCGCTTCCTCCTCTTCTCGACGAAGAGGGGGCTCGTGAAGAAGACGGTCCTGTCGGCCTACGGCAACGTCCGCGCGGCGGGGATCATCGCGATCAACCTCGAGGACGAGGACGAGCTCCTCTCCGTCCAGGTCACGGACGGCAGCCGCCAGGTCTTCCTCGGGACGCGCAACGGCATGGGGATCAAGTTCACGGAGACCGACGTGCGGCCCATCGGCCGCGACACGACGGGCGTCAAGGGGATCGAGCTGCGGGAAGGGGACGAGGTCGTCGAGATGGACCTCGTCGACGAGGCCGCGACCCTCCTCGCCGTGACCGAGCTCGGCTACGGAAAGCGGACCGACGTCTCCGAGTACCGCCACCAGACACGCGGCGGCTCGGGGGTCATCAACGTCCGCGTGACCGAAAAGAACGGGCCCGTCGTCGGGATCAAGTCCGTCGGCGAGGGCGACCAGCTCCTCCTCATCACGAGGATGGGGATGATGATCCGATTCGCGGCCGCCGGCGTGCGCGAGACGGGGCGCGCGGCGCAGGGGGTCAAGGTGATCGACCTCGACGAGGGGGATGCCGTCGTCGCCGTGGCCAAGCTTCCTTCGCTCGGCGAACGGGACGAAGTGCCCGACGAGCCCGAGGACCCCGACGCCCCGCCCACGGCCGTCCCGGCCGGGGACGAAACGGAAAGCGAGTAG
- a CDS encoding DUF507 family protein produces the protein MSLSHERAIDLSRRILDGLRKAPGVELTAEAEYVTKGISSALQGWEKENEALAAEARKRVLARGRRVAEGSREFDQLFSEELRRLWDERSTRGE, from the coding sequence GTGTCCCTCTCCCACGAGCGGGCCATCGACCTCTCCCGCCGGATCCTCGACGGGCTCCGGAAGGCCCCGGGCGTCGAGCTCACGGCGGAGGCGGAGTACGTGACGAAGGGGATCTCCTCGGCCCTCCAGGGCTGGGAGAAGGAGAACGAGGCCCTCGCCGCCGAGGCGCGCAAGAGGGTCCTCGCGCGGGGGCGGCGGGTCGCCGAGGGGTCCCGCGAGTTCGACCAGCTCTTCTCCGAGGAGCTGCGCCGGCTCTGGGACGAGAGGTCCACCCGGGGGGAGTGA
- the pdxS gene encoding pyridoxal 5'-phosphate synthase lyase subunit PdxS: protein MSSSPVFSSPFTSDAFRVKVGLAEMLKGGVIMDVVNAEQAKVAEDAGACAVMALERVPSDIRRDGGVARMSPVAKIREIQEAVSIPVMAKCRIGHLAEARVLESLEVDFIDESEVLTPADEENHVYKHDYKVPFVCGCRNLGEALRRIGEGAAMIRTKGEAGTGDIVHAVKHLREVTRQMKSLTLLSRDEWMAAAKQLGAPFELVVWVAANGRLPVPNFAAGGIATPADAALCRILGAEAVFVGSGIFKSDDPALRARAIVEATTHWDDPARVAKASENLGEGMKGIEAAKLVEAELLQTRGW, encoded by the coding sequence ATGAGCAGCAGCCCCGTCTTCTCCTCCCCGTTCACGTCCGATGCGTTCCGCGTCAAGGTCGGTCTCGCCGAGATGCTCAAGGGGGGCGTCATCATGGACGTCGTCAACGCCGAGCAGGCGAAGGTCGCCGAGGACGCCGGCGCCTGCGCGGTCATGGCGCTCGAACGCGTCCCGTCCGACATCCGCCGCGACGGCGGCGTGGCGCGGATGTCCCCCGTCGCCAAGATCCGCGAGATCCAGGAGGCGGTCTCGATCCCGGTCATGGCGAAGTGCCGCATCGGCCACCTCGCCGAGGCGCGGGTGCTCGAGTCGCTCGAGGTCGACTTCATCGACGAGAGCGAGGTCCTGACGCCTGCGGACGAAGAGAACCACGTCTACAAGCACGACTACAAGGTCCCGTTCGTCTGCGGCTGCCGGAACCTCGGCGAAGCGCTCCGGCGGATCGGCGAAGGCGCCGCGATGATCCGGACGAAGGGCGAGGCGGGAACCGGCGACATCGTGCACGCCGTGAAGCACCTGCGCGAGGTGACACGGCAGATGAAGTCGCTGACGCTCCTCTCCCGCGACGAGTGGATGGCCGCGGCCAAGCAGCTCGGGGCGCCGTTCGAGCTCGTCGTCTGGGTCGCCGCCAACGGCCGCCTCCCGGTCCCGAACTTCGCCGCAGGCGGCATCGCGACGCCGGCCGACGCGGCCCTCTGCCGGATCCTCGGTGCGGAGGCGGTCTTCGTCGGGTCCGGCATCTTCAAGTCGGACGACCCGGCCCTGCGCGCGCGCGCCATCGTCGAGGCGACGACCCACTGGGACGATCCGGCCCGCGTCGCCAAGGCGTCCGAGAACCTCGGCGAGGGGATGAAGGGGATCGAGGCGGCCAAGCTCGTCGAGGCGGAGCTCCTGCAGACGCGGGGCTGGTGA